Part of the Flavobacterium okayamense genome, ACATTGTATTAGTTGTCGATGAGTTTGCCGATTTAATTATGACAGCTGGTAAAGAAGTGGAAACACCTATTGCACGTTTAGCTCAATTAGCCCGTGCGATCGGAATTCACTTAATTATTGCTACACAGCGTCCATCGGTAAATGTAATTACAGGTATTATTAAAGCCAATTTCCCTGCGCGAATTGCTTTTAGAGTAACTTCAAAAATTGATTCGAGAACGATTTTAGATTCGCCAGGAGCTGATCAATTAATTGGACGTGGTGATTTATTGTATACACAAGGAAATGAATTAACTCGTGTACAATGTGCTTTTGTTGATACACCTGAAGTTGAGAAGATTTGTGACTTTATTGGTGGACAAAAAGCTTATCCTGATGCCTACTTACTTCCTGAGTATGTTGGTGAGGAAAGTGGCACGACTCTTGATATAGACATAAACGACCGAGATTCGTTATTTAGAGATGCCGCAGAAGTAATTGTGACAGCACAACAAGGAAGCGCTTCTTTAATACAACGTAAACTCAAATTGGGTTACAACAGAGCGGGTAGAATAATTGATCAATTAGAAGCCGCTGGAATTGTAGGTCCATTCGAAGGAAGTAAAGCAAGACAAGTTTTAATTCCAGATTTAGTAGCATTAGAACAATTTTTAAACAACGAACAAAACAATAATTAAAATGAATAAGTTAGTTAAGATTGCATTTGTTTTCTTAGTAAGTATTACGAGTATACAAGCTCAAAATTCTCAAAAAGCTAAAGCACTTTTAGACGAGGTTTCAGCTAAGGTAAAATCATATGAAAACATAGTAATCGACTTTAAATATGCTTTAAACAATCAAAAAGAAAACATTAACCAAGAAAGTAAAGGTAATGTTGCATTACAAGGAAATTTATACAATTTAAATTTCATGGGGGTTACTAAAATTTTTGATGGTAAAAAGGTTTATACAATTGTTCCTGAAGACGAAGAAATAAGTATTTCAAAATATGATGAAAATGACAAAGATGCTGTTACTCCTAACAAGATGTTAACTTTCTTTAATTCAGGTTATAAGTACAATTGGGATATTTTACAAAACATAAAAGGAAGAAAAATTCAATATGTAAAGTTAAATCCGATTAGTTCAAAAGATCAAAGAAAAGAAATCTTAATAGGTGTTGATGTTCAAACTAAAAATATTTACAATTTAATCGAAATTGGGAAAAATGGTACAAGAACTACTTTAACTGTTAATTCTTTTAAAACAAATCAGCCTTTATCAAAAAATCATTTTACCTTTGCTGAATCAAAATATCCAAACTATTACATCAATAGGTTAGATTAAGATTTCAGGTGAAAATATTAGATCGATATATAATAAAATCTTACATGATTACATTTACTACGGTATTTGTAATCTTGTTTTTTATATTCGTATTACAAGGAATTTGGCTTTTTATATCAGAATTAGCTGGAAAAGATTTAGATACTTTTACTATAGTAAAGTTTTTATCTTTTTACGCTCCTACAATTGTTCCATTAGTTTTACCATTGTCTGTTCTACTAGCTGGTATTATGACTTTTGGTAGTTTTGCCGAAAACTATGAATTTGCCGCAATGAAATCATCAGGTATTTCGTTGCAACGTGCTATGAAATGGTTATCTGCTGCAATTATTTTATTAAGTTTAATATCTTTCTTTTTTGCAAACAACGTAATTCCGGAATCTCAATACCGTTTTTTAAACCTCAGAAAAAACATAGTTCAGCAAAGACCCGCTATGGCAATTGCTGAAGGACAATTTAATTCTATTGGAACAATTACAATAAAAGTTGGTAAGAAATCAGGTGACAATGGAAACGAATTGGAGAATGTCGTTATGCACGTAAAAAACCAACAATTAGGAAATGGTGCAAGTACAGTAATAAAAGCAAAAAGAGGCTTACTGAAAAGTGAGAAGAATTCTAATTACTTACAACTACAACTTTTTGACGGTAATTACTACGAGAATGTTTTACCAAAAGACTATAATGAACGTAAAAAAGTTCCTTTTGCCAAAAGTAGTTTTAAAGAATATATTTTAAACATTGATTTAACTAAATTAAATACATCTGAAGGAGATGAAAGCGATATCACTTCTGAAAAGATGTTAAACATCAATGAGCTTACTTATACAATTGATTCATTACAGACAAATTATGATAAGGATATAGTTTCATATAGTGAAAATATTATATTACGTTCAAATATTTACACTCCAGAAAATTCAAACGATTCAATTATCAAACCTGTTAATAAAAAAGTAGAAAACATACTTGATTTATTCAATTTTACTGATAAAAAAAGAATCTTAGAAATTGCTAAAAATAATACTGCAAGTGTACAATTTAGCATTGAAAACAGTAATAACGATTTAATGTATAAAAAGAAAAACATTTATGCGCATTGGATTGTATATCATGAAAAATTTATGATTGCATATTCATGTTTACTTATGTTTTTCATTGGTGCTCCCCTTGGGGCAATTATTCGTAAAGGTGGAATTGGATTGCCTATAGTTTTTGCTATAATAATTTTTATTGCTTACCATTTTATGAATGTATTTGGTAGAAAACTTGCCCAAGAAGCTGCTATATCTCCTTTTTTAGGCACATGGCTTGCTTCAATAGTTTTAACACCACTAGCAATCTTTTTAACCTATAGAGCTACAAATGATATTGGATTAATGATAAGTTTCGATTGGATTACAGAACCTTTCCAAAAACTTTTTTCAAAGTTTAATAAAACAAACAAACAAAATGACACAACACAACATACAGCTTAATACTATTGAAGAAGCGATTGAAGACATTCGAAATGGAAAAGTAATTATCGTTGTAGATGATGAAGACAGAGAAAATGAAGGTGATTTTTTAGCAGCTGCAGAAAAAGTAACACCTGAAATGATAAACTTTATGGCAACTCATGGCCGTGGCTTAATTTGCACACCTTTAACGGAAAGTAGATGTAAAGCATTGGACTTGCATGCAATGGTTAGAAACAATACTGACCACATGGAAACTGCTTTTACGGTATCTGTAGATTTAAAAGGGCATGGTGTAACAACTGGAATTTCAGCTGCAGATAGAGCCAAAACGATTGAAGCCTTAATAAATCCAGAGACAAAACCATACGATTTAGCACGTCCTGGGCATATATTCCCATTAATTGCAAAACAAGGTGGAGTTTTAAGAAGAACTGGTCATACCGAAGCTGCAATTGATTTTGCAAGATTAGCCGGATTTCAACCAGCCGGTGTAATCGTTGAAATTATGAATGAAGATGGAACAATGGCAAGATTACCACAATTGGTAGAAGTTGCAAAAAAATTCGATTTAAAATTAGTTTCAATTGAAGATCTAGTTGCCTATAGAATGCAACATGATAGTTTAATTCAAAAGAAAGAAGATTTTGATATCGAAACCCGTTTTGGAAAATTTAGACTAAGAGCTTATCTTCAAACAACAAATAAACAAGTACATATAGCATTAACAAAAGGAACATGGAGTTCTGGTGATCCTGTTTTAACACGGATAAACTCAACTCAAGTCAGTAATGATATTTTGGGTACATTAACAAATAATGTAGATTCAAAATTAGACAATATGTTTAAAAAAATAAATGAGGAAGAAAAAGGAGCTATAATTTTTATTAATCAAGAAATTCAATCCATGGAGCTTTTATCTCGTTTAAAAGAGCTAAAAGAGCTTCAAGAACAAGGAATTACTAAAGCACCAAACATTAAAATGGATACAAAAGATTTTGGTATTGGAGCTCAAATCTTACATGATTTAGATATTTCCAAAATGATGCTACTTTCTAATAGTAATGCACCTACAAAAAGAGTTGGAATGATAGGCTATGGTTTAGAAATAGTCGACTATGTAAATTATTAAAAAAACCACAATTTTATAGCTAATGACGATACTGTAATAATTAAAAACAATTTTATTACTTTATCGTCTTTTTTTACGCTCCATCTACTTGCAACCCAAGCTCCCGAAGCATTACCTAAAGTAAGTATTAAAGCTAATGGATAATTTATTTTATCTTCGAATGCAAATACTAAAACAGCTCCAATAGTATAAACAGCAACAACAAATACTTTAGTAACATTCGATTTTAATAATGATAAGCCATTTAGGTAAGGTAAAATTACTAACATTAAGAAACCGATTCCTGCATTTATAAAGCCTCCATATATACCCAAAAAGAAGAAAATAAATATAGAAACATATAAATATTTGCCTGTTGTTCTTTCCGGTAATTCTGTGTAATTTTTTATGGGATTCAATAAAATTGTAGTTAAAACCATAACCATAATTATAGCTAAAATTTTATTGAAAAGTTCTCCTGTAATATTAATGGCAAGCTTTGCTCCTAGCAAAGATCCAAAAAAAGCTGATATCCCTAAATACAAACTAAAAGGATATGTTGAAACCCCTTTACTTTTAAACCCCCTAACTGCAGTAAAAGTTTGTATTAAAATTGCAATCCTATTTGTACCATTTGCTATTGGAGCTGGCAGACCTAAAAATAGTAAAGTTGGCAAAGTTAATAATGTACCTCCTCCTGCAATTGTATTTAAAAAGCCCGCAATAAAGCCAATTGGAATTAAAAGTAAATATTCTATAGAAAAATCCATCATTTTAAATAATACTACAAAAATATTGAATTCTTAATTAAAAAAAATTTAATTATTATTATTTTGAATTTCAATCACTTGAAAAAAAACCTAAAAAAAAGTTTATTTTTTTTCTTCATTTCTTTTTGTAGGTTAAAAAAGGTTTATATATTTGCACTCGCAATACAGAAATAATTGCACGTCTTATTGGAGAAATGGCAGAGTGGTCGAATGCGGCAGTCTTGAAAACTGTTGACTGTAACAGGTCCGGGGGTTCGAATCCCTCTTTCTCCGCGATAAACATTGAAATACAATGTTTTACAGGAATTACACCCAATTTTACACCCAAAAATGTAAAATTGGGTTTTTTGTTTTAAAAAGTAAATTACTGAAAAAATTGAGCAATAAATAAAATCAGAATCTTTGTATTCAAGCCTTTGTTTTTAAAATGAAAATAGTCGCCAAATGACGACTACTTGAATATTTTTTTAATTTTGCTTTTGAGGTATTGTAAATTGGAATCCCATATTAACCAGTATTTTTTTCATATTAGCAATTGCAATTAAAATGACTTGAATTGCTTTTTCACACTTTTTTTTATTTGGTTATTTATTTCTAAATCAATGAAATTTAATTGCTCATTATTAAAATTTCATCCTCTGAATTCTAACTGCGTTTAAGATTGCAAGAAGTGCAACCCCAACATCGGCAAAAACTGCTTCCCACATTGTTGCTAATCCACCTGCTCCAAGAATTAAAACTATAGCTTTTACAGAAAAAGCAAGAATGATATTTTGCCAAACAATTTTTTTAGTTTGTTTACCAATATTAATTGCCATTGGTATTTTGCTTGGCTTATCGTCTTGAATTACTACATCAGCAGTTTCAATTGTTGCATCGCTACCTAAACCACCCATCGCAATCCCAACGTTACTTAATGCTACTACTGGTGCATCATTAACTCCATCACCGACAAAGACAACGGTTTCATTTCTACTTGTTATTTCTTTTACTTTATTTACTTTGTCTTCTGGTAATAAATCTCCAAAAGCATTTGCAATACCTAGTTTGTCTGCAACAAATTTTACTACATTAGTTTTGTCACCACTTAACATCGTTGTTTTTACATTTAATGCATTCAATTTATTAATTGTTTCTTGAGCATCTTGTTTTATACTATCAGCTATTGTAAGAAAACCAACAAATTTTTTATCATAAGCCACTGCAATTAATGTGTAAACTATACTTGAAGGATCAATATCATATGCAATAGAAAATTTATCCATTAATTTGAAATTACCTACTAATAATTCTTTTTCATTGATTGTAGCTTTTAGACCATGCCCCGCAATCTCGTCTACATTTTCTAATTTTATGGAATGGTCAATTTTGCCAACAAATTCATGAATAGCAGTTGCAACTGGATGTGTGCTTTTGCTTTCTAAAACGTTTATATATTTTAGAATTTCATCTTTATCAATATCAGAATTAAACACAACTTCTTGCACTTTAAAAACACCTTCGGTCATTGTTCCAGTTTTATCCATCACTACATTTTGAATAGTAGCAATTACATCTAAAAAATTGCTTCCTTTAAAAAGAATTCCATTTTTTGAAGCTGCACCAATACCACCAAAATAACCTAAAGGAATAGAGATAACTAAAGCACAAGGACAAGAAATAACTAAAAACACTAATGCTCTATACAACCAATTTGAAAAAACATAATCATCTACAAAAAAATAAGGAATAATTGTTATTAATACTGCTAATAATACTACAATTGGAGTATAAATTTTGGCAAATTTTCTGATAAATAATTCTGTGGGAGCTTTCTGTGAAGTGGCATTTTGCACTAATTCTAATATTTTAGATAGCTTGCTATCTTGATAAGCAGTTGTAACTTTGACTTGTGAAACTGTGTTAAGGTTAATCATACCTGCTAAAACGGTTTCGTCTTTTACTATAGAATCTGGTTTGCTTTCACCTGTTAAAGCTGCTGTGTTAAATGAAGCTCTATCTGAAATTAATGTTCCATCTAATCCTAATTTTTCTCCTGGTTTTAATTGTATAATATCACCAATGTTTACTGCTTCTGCTTTAACTGTTTTAGGTATATTATTCTCAATAATAGTAACTTCATCTGGTCTTTGGTCTAATAGTGATTTAATATTTGATTTAGCTCTTTTTACAGCTAATGTCTGAAATACTTCTCCTACTGCATAAAATAACATTACTGCAACTCCTTCTGGATATTCACCAATAGCAAATGCACCTATAGTAGCTATAGTCATTAATAAAAACTCTGAAAATATATCTTTTTTGATTATACTTTCAATAGCTTGTTTTATTACCGGGAAGCCAACAGGAAGATAAGCGATTAAATACCATGCTATTCTAAAATAACCTTTAAACCAATCTTTATTTATATAATTATCTAATGTAATAGCTATGATTAGAAGTATAAACGAAATAATAGCCGGTAAGAACATCTTGAAAGTACTTTCATTACCACTATCGTGATTATGACCGTCATTTTCACTATGTTCTTTGACCGCTTTATTTACTTTTTTTTTCGGTTGTACAACAATCTTCGTTTATTAATTTATTTTGATTTTTCATATAAATATATATTTAAATTAAAATAACCCCCATCGTTAAATGGGGGTAGGGGTGACTTTAGTGGTCGTGACCTTCATGATTTTCGTGGTCATGACCTTTATGGTTTTCTAAACCAACAGTCGTTTCTAATAAGTCCATGTTGCAAATTGGACATTTTCCTGCCTCAGTGTATGTTTTTCCTTTTTCACAATCCATAGGACATGAGTAGGTAATTTTATCAGACTTGATTACAGTTTCTGTTGAGTTCTCTGTATTAGAATCTGTTTTTGGGTCTGATTTACATGATTTCATTGAGAATGTAGCTAAGGCAATTGCCATAATTAAAATTGTTTTTTTCATCTTATAATATAGTTTTTAAGTTAATAAAAATTAATGCTCATGACCTCCACCACCTTCAGACTTTAATAAATGACTTTGGATATAATATGCTCCTTTTAATGCTATTTTTGCATCAGAATCTATTTTTTGTAATAGTGATATTTGTGTAAAACCTAATTGTTTTGTTCCTGATTTAACCTCAATTCGTTGAAAATGATTCATTTTTTCTGTTTCAATTTTTTCTTCATGATCTTCTTCTAATATAAAAATAAACTCTCTACCATCTGCTTTTACTATTGCCTCATCAGGTAAAGCGAAAACTTCATTAGTGCCAATACTAATTAAAGCATTTATATACATACCAGAAATTAATTTTTGATTGTTATTATTTATTTCTACATGAACTGCTACTGCTTTTGTATCGTTCTCAAATGCTTTTCCAATACTAAAAACCTTTCCTGTTATTTCTATTTGATTTTGATTTGTGAAAATAAAACGTACTTTTTGACCGACATTAATCTTGTATAAATCTTTTTCGTAAACTAATAAATCCACATGTAATTTAGAATTGTCTACAATTGAAAGTAATGGTTTACCTATTTCTACATTGCTACCTATTTTAATGTTTATTGTTGTAACATATCCAGAAATTGGTGCACTAACAGCAACTGTTGCAGTTGCATTACCGTTACCATTGATATTAAAAACAGCTAATTGTTTTTGTAAAGAATTATAACGTGCTTTTTCTATTTCATACTCGGATTTGGATTTTTGGTAGGCTTTTCTCGAATTTACTTCTTCTTCATTTAATGTTTTTTGTCTTTCAAATTCTAATTTTAGGAATTCTAAGTTACTTTTTGAAGTTAAATAAGCTTCTTGTAATTTAGTAAATTCTGGACTTTCTATTATAGCTAAAGTTTGTCCTTTATTTACATATTGTCCTTCTTTAAACAAAATTGATTTTATTACACCAGTAGTTTGTACGGAGACATCGGCTTGATTTTGAGGTGGTAATTTTGTATAACCATTTGCCTCAATAACTTGGCTTAAATTTTTTTTGGAAAATGTCCCCAGTTCTATATTTGCTGCTTTGAATTGTGCATCGTTTAATACAACTTCTTTTATTGTTGCTAGTTCTACAACTCCTTTAGATGTTTTTTCATGAGCATGATCGTGTCCTTCATGGTTTGTATTACGAAATACAAAGTATAGAATGC contains:
- a CDS encoding LolA family protein; this translates as MNKLVKIAFVFLVSITSIQAQNSQKAKALLDEVSAKVKSYENIVIDFKYALNNQKENINQESKGNVALQGNLYNLNFMGVTKIFDGKKVYTIVPEDEEISISKYDENDKDAVTPNKMLTFFNSGYKYNWDILQNIKGRKIQYVKLNPISSKDQRKEILIGVDVQTKNIYNLIEIGKNGTRTTLTVNSFKTNQPLSKNHFTFAESKYPNYYINRLD
- a CDS encoding efflux RND transporter periplasmic adaptor subunit, coding for MKKSNIIYITIALIILCSILYFVFRNTNHEGHDHAHEKTSKGVVELATIKEVVLNDAQFKAANIELGTFSKKNLSQVIEANGYTKLPPQNQADVSVQTTGVIKSILFKEGQYVNKGQTLAIIESPEFTKLQEAYLTSKSNLEFLKLEFERQKTLNEEEVNSRKAYQKSKSEYEIEKARYNSLQKQLAVFNINGNGNATATVAVSAPISGYVTTINIKIGSNVEIGKPLLSIVDNSKLHVDLLVYEKDLYKINVGQKVRFIFTNQNQIEITGKVFSIGKAFENDTKAVAVHVEINNNNQKLISGMYINALISIGTNEVFALPDEAIVKADGREFIFILEEDHEEKIETEKMNHFQRIEVKSGTKQLGFTQISLLQKIDSDAKIALKGAYYIQSHLLKSEGGGGHEH
- a CDS encoding sulfite exporter TauE/SafE family protein produces the protein MMDFSIEYLLLIPIGFIAGFLNTIAGGGTLLTLPTLLFLGLPAPIANGTNRIAILIQTFTAVRGFKSKGVSTYPFSLYLGISAFFGSLLGAKLAINITGELFNKILAIIMVMVLTTILLNPIKNYTELPERTTGKYLYVSIFIFFFLGIYGGFINAGIGFLMLVILPYLNGLSLLKSNVTKVFVVAVYTIGAVLVFAFEDKINYPLALILTLGNASGAWVASRWSVKKDDKVIKLFLIITVSSLAIKLWFF
- a CDS encoding heavy metal-binding domain-containing protein; its protein translation is MKKTILIMAIALATFSMKSCKSDPKTDSNTENSTETVIKSDKITYSCPMDCEKGKTYTEAGKCPICNMDLLETTVGLENHKGHDHENHEGHDH
- a CDS encoding heavy metal translocating P-type ATPase, whose protein sequence is MFLPAIISFILLIIAITLDNYINKDWFKGYFRIAWYLIAYLPVGFPVIKQAIESIIKKDIFSEFLLMTIATIGAFAIGEYPEGVAVMLFYAVGEVFQTLAVKRAKSNIKSLLDQRPDEVTIIENNIPKTVKAEAVNIGDIIQLKPGEKLGLDGTLISDRASFNTAALTGESKPDSIVKDETVLAGMINLNTVSQVKVTTAYQDSKLSKILELVQNATSQKAPTELFIRKFAKIYTPIVVLLAVLITIIPYFFVDDYVFSNWLYRALVFLVISCPCALVISIPLGYFGGIGAASKNGILFKGSNFLDVIATIQNVVMDKTGTMTEGVFKVQEVVFNSDIDKDEILKYINVLESKSTHPVATAIHEFVGKIDHSIKLENVDEIAGHGLKATINEKELLVGNFKLMDKFSIAYDIDPSSIVYTLIAVAYDKKFVGFLTIADSIKQDAQETINKLNALNVKTTMLSGDKTNVVKFVADKLGIANAFGDLLPEDKVNKVKEITSRNETVVFVGDGVNDAPVVALSNVGIAMGGLGSDATIETADVVIQDDKPSKIPMAINIGKQTKKIVWQNIILAFSVKAIVLILGAGGLATMWEAVFADVGVALLAILNAVRIQRMKF
- the ribB gene encoding 3,4-dihydroxy-2-butanone-4-phosphate synthase, with amino-acid sequence MTQHNIQLNTIEEAIEDIRNGKVIIVVDDEDRENEGDFLAAAEKVTPEMINFMATHGRGLICTPLTESRCKALDLHAMVRNNTDHMETAFTVSVDLKGHGVTTGISAADRAKTIEALINPETKPYDLARPGHIFPLIAKQGGVLRRTGHTEAAIDFARLAGFQPAGVIVEIMNEDGTMARLPQLVEVAKKFDLKLVSIEDLVAYRMQHDSLIQKKEDFDIETRFGKFRLRAYLQTTNKQVHIALTKGTWSSGDPVLTRINSTQVSNDILGTLTNNVDSKLDNMFKKINEEEKGAIIFINQEIQSMELLSRLKELKELQEQGITKAPNIKMDTKDFGIGAQILHDLDISKMMLLSNSNAPTKRVGMIGYGLEIVDYVNY
- a CDS encoding LptF/LptG family permease: MKILDRYIIKSYMITFTTVFVILFFIFVLQGIWLFISELAGKDLDTFTIVKFLSFYAPTIVPLVLPLSVLLAGIMTFGSFAENYEFAAMKSSGISLQRAMKWLSAAIILLSLISFFFANNVIPESQYRFLNLRKNIVQQRPAMAIAEGQFNSIGTITIKVGKKSGDNGNELENVVMHVKNQQLGNGASTVIKAKRGLLKSEKNSNYLQLQLFDGNYYENVLPKDYNERKKVPFAKSSFKEYILNIDLTKLNTSEGDESDITSEKMLNINELTYTIDSLQTNYDKDIVSYSENIILRSNIYTPENSNDSIIKPVNKKVENILDLFNFTDKKRILEIAKNNTASVQFSIENSNNDLMYKKKNIYAHWIVYHEKFMIAYSCLLMFFIGAPLGAIIRKGGIGLPIVFAIIIFIAYHFMNVFGRKLAQEAAISPFLGTWLASIVLTPLAIFLTYRATNDIGLMISFDWITEPFQKLFSKFNKTNKQNDTTQHTA